Below is a genomic region from Desulfonatronovibrio magnus.
AATTATTAGCCACAGACAATAAGCCAGACTAAAAAGACAGACACATGATATTTTTCTGCGGACGACCTGCCCGCATAAAAGCTGTCCGCACATGCAGTACAACATGGCAAGTCGCCAGGAGGAAAATAATCAGCCTGTCTTACTGCCTGCCTTTACGTCGAACTCAGCAGGTGGCTGAAAATTTTTTTGAAACCACAGCCTCAGGCAGGATTCGACTATGATGAACAATTACCAAAAATCTAATAATTTTTGCAGCAGTCACGCCGGAGTTAAGGCAAGGCCTGCGTTAACACGCAGGCCACCCAGTGAGAATTTATAACCCTTTCCTTTCAAACCAGCGAAACAGAAAGATTGCTCCAATAATAAATGCGACAATAATAAACCAGTGATTAATGCCCAGAATCTCTGGCAGAGTAATTTTTCCAAAATCACCCCATTGATATACAGTATTCTGCATGGCTGGATAAAGCTGGGCAAAAAAGCCGGCACCAAAAATCATACCAAGAATACCCCAGATTGCATCCAGCCGGCCTTCACCCAGTGCTCCGAGAGATGTACCAGGACAATATCCAAGCATTCCCCATCCGACACCGAATAAAATACCGCCGACAATATTGGCTCCCAGCACAGTTGACTTGATGGATAATTCAACAACTCCCAGATCGTAAAGCAGGTAAACACCGACCATGCTGACCAAAACTGCCGACAGCATAAATTTAATAATGGTCATATCCATCAGCCTCAAAGCACCAAGCTGCTTGTCATATCTGACCACTCTGGCTTTTTGCAGCAGAAATCCAAATGCAATTCCTGTAATAAGTCCAAGAATAATCAATTTCATTTTTTGCCACCTCCATAAATAACATTAGCAATGTATATTCCTGCTCCAAAAAAGCATACAAGAGATATAAAGCCACTAACAGATAGTTGAAGCGTACCGCTCAACCCATGACCACTGGGTCAGCCATCAGCCATTCTTGCTCCCACCATGGCTATTGCTCCGCCAAAAAAGGCCATTATCCCTCTCTTAACCGGGGTCATTCCGAACTTGCTTTGCCACATGTCAGGGACCCACTGTTTTTTAAATGTTCCTGAAGTCCAGGCAGCGATGAATGATCCGATCAGTATGCCTGCCACAAACATCCACTGCCAGTCCACACGGGGTGCTACACGAACATAGTACTCAATTTGAGCCACCCTTTCAGGGGAAAAAATACTCTCAAACATTCCAGCCGCCCTAACAAAAGTGGTAGAAGCTCCAAAATACTGTCCAGCTATCCAGACGGAAAGTACAGATACAAGTCCGGCCAAAGCACCGGCCAGATAGGGACTCCACGCTTTGTCATTCTGCATTTCATTCTCCTTTTTTATTAGATGTTTTGTAACGCTACAGCGAGATCTTTTATTAATTATTGCCACGGGCACCAGGGGCAGACACTTTTGCCGATCTCAAACCGTGAAACATATGGACTATCCGACGGTAAAAGAGCCATTCCCCTTCCATCAAAATAAATTATCGCTGTTGCGTTATCATGTATTAACTATAGCCGATTATATAGTCCCTCGCAAAGGCTGTCCCAATTTCCAAATATGGGACTGTTTTTCAAGATGGAGGCGGCTTCCAGCCGCCTGGAATTAAATAGCCTGCAGGATGCAGGCTCCACTTTAAAGACAGTTACTCGCAGGTTCGGTCCTGGTCCGCCCAGGTGAGGAGCTTACAAGTAACTATAATCATATTGTCAATAAAATCAGACGTTTAAAATTTTCATATTTTTACGATTTTTGCTTTGAATGATGCACATTTGCCAGAAAAGTTTCGTCAAAGATGGGAGCTTTGCGCCAGGCACAGCTTCCTGCCCGGAGGGGGACTGTCCCTCGCTGTGTAAATTTTTCCATTATAACAAATCTCTACCAGAAACCAATGCAGCATCAATCTTTAATATAGTACCTCGCGGGGACTGTCCCAATGTCCAAATACGGGACTGTTCTTCAATGTGGAGGCGGCTTCCAGCCGCCTGGAATTAAATTGCCTGCAGGATGCAGGCTCCACTTTAAAGACAGTTACTCCCACCTTCGGTCCCGGGCCGCCCGGGTGAGGAGCTTCTAAAAGTCACATCAAAATCCATAAAGATTACCAAATGTCAAGCCAAAGTCCAAGCCAAGGTTGAAATAAGAATTATAAAGATTTGACCCAAAAAAGTAAAGTTGTAGCAAAAAAAATAATGGGAAATGCCACAGATAGGTTCTGTTCAAGCCAAGAGCGGGAAATCCCAAAGTGCCTTTTGTGACAATATCGTTACACTGTAACAAAAAAGACACAATATTGTTCGTTTGTTCACTTATTGACAAAAACTCATTCATGTTACAAATACGTGACAGACGAAAGTCTTAAAAGGAACTGCAAACTGAGGTTGACAGGTACCAAGAGCAAGTCTCTGTTAGCCGTGCTAATACTTGGCAAAAAATGCAATCATAGAATCTAAAATTAACCTCAACCTAAAGATGAGCACAAGTGGAATTTTTTGACATATTTCTCTATCTGTCCATGGCTGCCGGGTTCCTTATGGCCTTCAGTCTTGGAGCCAACGATGTTGCCAATTCCATGGCTTCAGCTGTTGGCGCAAGAGCCATAACTGTTCGTCAGGCCGTAATCATTGCCGGTACATTGACCTTTATTGGAGCTGTTTTTTTAGGTTCCCATGTCACGGCGACAATAACAAGGGGTATAATTAATCCAGAGCATATAGCTGATCCACGTATCATGATGCTGGGCATGTTTTCCGCCCTCATGGCTGCTTCTCTATGGGTGCTTATTGCCAGCCTCACTGCTCTGCCTGTCTCATCAACTCATTCCATTGTGGGCAGCATTCTCGGTTTTGGTGTTGTTGCTGGCGGCCCACAAGTTGTCAACTGGTGGATATTATCCGGAGTCGTACTCTCGTGGATCATTTCACCTTTATTTGCAGGTTCTATTGCCTATTTTATCTTTTCCCATATCAGAAAGTTTATTTTTTTTAAAAAGGATTTTCTGAACCAGGCCAGGATTTGGGCTCCGCGCTGGATAGGCTTAACAGCTCTCATTCTTGGTTACTCATTCATATATAAAACTCCTGTAGGTCAAGACCTTAATCTTTCAGGAACTGCTGCTCTTCTTGCCACTTCATCTATTGCCATTACAGCCTGGTTCGCCGGCAAAATCATTGTTAATAGAATCACCAGAGAAAAAGAACAAAAAGTAGAGGAAGTAGAAGGAATATTCCGACGACTCCAGATTTTAACTTCATCTTATGTTGCATTGTCCCATGGAGCCAATGATGTTGCCAATGCAATTGGCCCTGTAGCAGCAATATACATCCTGGCGAGACACCATGAACTCATACAGACCGCAGAAATACCAATTTTCATGCTCGTACTGGGAGGACTTGGTCTTTCAGCCGGTATTGCCCTTCTCGGAAAAAAGGTGATTGCCACTGTTGGAAGCAAAATCACCACATTAACCAATACGCGAGGTTTCGCAGTTGATTTCAGCGCAGCCACAACCGTTCTCATAGCCTCAAATATGGGTATGCCTGTATCCACCACTCATGCCTGTGTTGGAGGTGTTACAGGTGTTGGACTGGCCAGAGGCTTCAGCGCTGTCAATTTCAAAGTGCTATTGCGTATTGTGGGCTATTGGTTGTTAACAGTTCCCATCGCTGCTTTTACTTGCATCATTATTTTCCAGATCCTGAAGTGGATTTTCATATATTAAGATAAAATGGGTCTCATGCAACTGCTGAACTCACTTTACACCACTAATGCGGGCTGTGCCCGCAACCCAATTTTAAACAGGGACAGTTAAGTTGAGGCGTTGACTGATTTTTCAGGCTGGAGGCTGAAGGCTGAAGGCTGAAGGCTGAAGGCTGAAGAATCAGGATATTGGGCATTATTTCTCATATGAAAGTTAAAAATTTTCGTAATAGTTTAGCTTTTATTTAAGAAAGCAGGGGACAGGCACTCCGGGCCCCACTTGAGGGTCAACGGTGATTTAAACGTCTCACTTTTGATACAAGAGGGTCCCGGAAGAGCCAGTCCCCCTCCGGGCTGTATGCCTCCGGGCAGGAAGCCGTGCCACATGCAAATGGCTAAACTATTACAAATTTTCTTGTTTTTTGCTACAGGATTGAGGCGGTAAGTTACAACTGTGTCAGTCTGCAATAACGCGTATCTATTTTTTAAGTCCCAATCAGCTGAGGTTTTCATGCAATCTGATAAAGTACACCCCTGCACAAATCTGAAAGTATACATACATAATAAAGTTAACCTCTCCGGAGACTGTTCCCTGATGGGCTATACCATGCGAATCCCCTTGAGGAAGCAGAAGTTAATCAGGTTGACCGCAGGTAGATCTTACTTTATTTGTAAAAGTTTGGCGAGTTAAGGCTGTTATCATTATTTTTACAATGTGAAACAGGACATCAAGAGATCAAGTTATCAATAAGAGGTAAAGTTTGATGAAGTTAAATTTTTTTGGGCTCCTCACTCAGAAATCTCCCATGGAAAGACTCCTGGAGCATTATGATAAAATTCAACAGTCAGTAGAAATAATTAATGAGTCATTGGAATGCTATATTGGCGGTGGACAATGCGTAGAATTCAAGAGTCTGCAAAGCAGCTTGAACGACCTGGAGTCACAGGCAGATAAAATTATTCGCTATATAAGAAATCATTTGCCTCGCAGCCTTTTTATGCCAGTAGACAAAGTACTTTTTCTGAGCTATACAAGCGCTCAGGACGATATACTGGACTCAGCCCAGGAAGCACTGAACTGGCTTTCCATGAGGACTATGATCATACCCGAGGCATTCCAGAAGGAACTGATTTATCTTGTAGATGATGTTGGCAACATGGTGTACCTGCTGGGTCCTGCCTTGAAAGATACTGTGTCTCTTGTTCACCTTGAGAACCTCGATCGGCAGGGAACTAAAGATCAATACCGTAAAATCAGAAACAAAAAGAATGAAATATTCAGAGCCAAAAATGAACTGACCAGAAAAATTTATAATTCTGAAATTGATTTTAAAGATATTCACCAACTCATTCACTTCACAGAAAAAATGTACGCCATGTGTCACAGTTGCAGTAAATGTGTAGAAATTTTACGATCCATGATCGCCAGGTAATAAAAAAATAATTTTCACAAATAGTTGCAGTATCAACCATATCAGTCTTTTGCCCAACTTTGTGTTAAGCCATTAGCAAACAAACTGGCTTTCAGCCCAAGCAAAGCCGGTTTTTTAAAACGGAAATTTTCGTGCTCCCTGCAGTGTAAACCTTTTACCCTTCCTTGACCCTGGAAGAATGATTAGTGAGGATAAAATGGAATTAGCGAGCATAACCAACGAAAAAGCATTAATAATTACAGTAAGCGGGCGATTGGACACAACCACAGCCCAAGACTTTGAAACCAAATGTCTTGAAATGATTGCCCAGGGCGATAAAAATTTCATTGTTGACCTTAAGGATGTTGAATACATAAGCAGTGCTGGTCTCAGAAGCATTCTGTCTGTTGGCAAAAAAATCAGATCAGACAATGGAAATCTGGCATTTTGCTCATTGCGTGGAATGGTCAAGGAGGTTTTTGAAATATCCGGCTTTTCTTCAATCTTCACAATTCACGATACCAGGGAGCAAGCCATTGAGGCAATCTGACAGTGATGAATATTCCTGGATTAACCTTCCAGGCACTAATGACAACCTGGCTCATTTCCAGGAATTTTTACTTGATCAGGCCAGAGCCAGGAATGCCTCACCTCAAATAGTTCAAAAGCTGGACCTCATCCTTGAAGAAGTCCTGCTGAACATCATGAACTACGCGTTCCCGGCCGACACTCCAGGCATCATAAAAGCCGGTTTGCGGGTTAACCCTCAGAATATGCTTGATATCCGGATTATTGATGAAGGCAGCTCTTTTGATCCTTCTGCCAAGCCGGATCCGGATACAACCCTTGCAGTTGAAGACCGGGAAATCGGCGGCCTGGGTATTTTCCTGGTGCGTCAGATGGCTGACAATATCAGTTACAAAAGAGAAAATGGTCAAAACATCCTGGATATCTGTTTCAGTTTGGAAACAAAGCAATGAACCTTTGACTCTCAAATGAAAATCACCCTTCTGACACTTTTTTCCCTGCTGATCCTTAACACTCCTGCCTTTTTTATTTACCCAATCATTTCTACAGCCAAGGCCTCGGAATATCGCCTGATCATAGCTCAGTCCATCAAACATCCTGCTCTTGATGATGTTTCCAAGGGCATCCAGGATTACTTCACGGAGAAAAACATACCCGCCTCTTTCCAAAGCTACATCCTGAACTCCGAGACAAGCCATGAATACCTGCAATGGATTGCCGACCATTCTCCCCATCTGATTTTGACCATAGGCACTCAGGCTTCACAAATTGCCTTGGAAAAAGTTACCTCAATACCTGTAGTTTTTTCTGCGGTTACCGATCCTGTGGGGGCCGGATTAGTGGATGACTTGAACAGTCCTGGCAGATTAGTTACCGGACTTACAGACATGAGCCCTGTGGCCGCACAATTAGATATGATTATCAGGATCCAGCCCAAACTGGAAAGCCTGGGCATGGTTTATTCAGAATTTGAGCAGAATGCGGTAAAAATCAAGGATTACCTGAAATTAATAGCTGAAAACCATGGAATAAGGCTTGTCACTGCCCCGGTCACCCGTCAGGACATGGTCTTAGACAGAGCTTCGGATATTCTGGAAGATATTGACGCCCTTTATGTATCCACAGACAATTATGTTGTGTCCAGCATTGCAGACCTTGCCAGACTCTGTGCATCCCATAAGGCTCCCCTGTATGCGGCTGATTCCAGCTCTGTTGAGTCAGGGGCAGTGGCGTCCTTGAGTATTAACTATTACCGTATGGGGCTGCAGACTGGGGCCATGAGTCTGCGCATACTAAATGGTGCAGATCCCAAAAGCATGCCTGTGGAAAAACCAAGAAAGTTCACTATAGCTATAAATGTTCAGGCAGCCGAGGAAATGGAGGTTTCGCTCCCTATGGATATTTTAATAGCTGCAGATATGGTTTATTCTTCATTCCCGGGGGGCATCCGTGAACAGCCCTGTCAGCAGTTCATAGAAATGCTTCAATAAGCTCTACTTTCTTATGATCAAACAGAGAATCAAACACTTGCTCTATGGAGCGTCCGCGACGTAACTGAAATAGAATATCCCTTACTGGCAGATCCTTGACAGCCAGGGCATACTCCTTCTGGTTTTCAATATCTTTGAAGCGGGCGTAGTTTTCCCGGATATTGTCCATTAATCGTTGATAGGCGAGGATGTATGGCTGAAAATACTTTCTGTCTTCCTCAAAATAAGTCAGATACTCTTCATGGTCGTTCATGAAGATGAGGTTTACTATACGTTTTGGGTTGATATTCCCATTTTCTCTAAGATGATACACAGCAAGATAAGCCGGGTTCTTGATCTTTACGCGAAGCCCTGTTGCCTCGTCAACGCAGACATACCCCTCGTCAAGGGTGTCAAGTTGTTTCATGGCATCCATGATCTCTGTAAGGGAAGAAAATCTGTATGTCTCCGGAAGAAGAACTGAAGCTCCCTGCCTGGAAATAATTCTGGAAAATTCGGCTGTCATGTCCAGCCCGGCATACTTTCCAGTATACTTGTCCCTGACTGCCAGCAAATAAGCCTGGGGTGAGTCGTAGCGTTTGACTATTCGGTTCTGGCGCGAGCAGAGCTCAAAAATATATGTCTTTTCCTGGGGCATATGAGAAAATGCCTTCTGTACATCACAGCTCAGGGCCTGACAAAACAGATCAAAGAAAATTCCACCTGAGTCAGTATTCCCCTCTGCAAACGCCAGTTTGCGGGATGCCGCGTTCCATCGTACTCCGTCATGGTAGACATTGATCAGGCTGCCGTCTTCCTTGTCCATGGCAACCAGGGTGTTGAAATCAATGCCCTTATGCTCCAAACTTTCACCATAGTTGTAGAAGCGATCAAATGATCTGGAAAGAATGCCGAGATCATCCATGGAGAGTATCAGCCCCCTGCACTCATCGCAGACAGGATGAAAACGCGGAGAGTCGATCATGGAGTAATTTAAAACAACACGATCAGCGTAGGTATTGACCTTGACCCCAAACTCCAGTGCCAGATCATCCAAGGAATTCTTTGCCAGATACTTTTGAACATTAAGCATAAATGTCTCATTCTCCCCAAGTGATCAACAACCCCTGTGTCAAATTTGAAGGCGACTTCCAGCCGCCTGTTTTAATAGCCTGCAGGATGCAGGCTCCACTTATCAAGACAGTTACTCACAGGTTCAGTCTGATAATTCTAACAGTTCCAGCTTTTTCATGGGACAATGTCCGTTTGTTTGGGTGCGAGAAGCTTATCATCCTTGGGCTGATATTTGCACAAACCTCAAACCTTAGGGCGGGCTCTTTGAGAGCAAAATAGACGTTCTAAGGCTGAAAAACCATCTCAATCAAGGCTTTTTCTATGTTGAATCAATGGGTTGACTCGGTCCGACCCCGAAAAGCCTGAAGCCTGGATCATGTTTACACATCGCGTCAAGCGCGAAATGTAAAGGAGAGCTTTGATCCCGAGGTGATAAAATTAATCATATTAGAATTTTATACATATATACGGGCAATATCAAAAGCAAAAGTTGCCTGTAAGTCTCAAAATTGAGCATTTCTTGGGGTGAAAAGCAATAATAACACGTTGCTGGTCTCAGAGACCCCTGGGTGAAATAAGTGTTTTCCAAACTTATTATTCTTCTTGGAGATTTTCAAGGTTGGTCAGCCAACCATTGAATAACGGGCATTGTTCCCTTATAACTTCAAGACCCATTTCAATGGCGGCTAATGCGCCGTGAATAGGTTTTTCATACCCTGGGTAGAATTTCATAACCCGTTTACTCGGAGAAGTTTCCGGATTATCATTGATTTCTTCAGGTGTGTTGAAAACAGCCCGGACCACTTTAAATCGGCCATAAAGATCAGGACGGTTGATCCCTATGGCCAGGGATTGTACGTCGCTGAAAAGAAGGCCTTCAAATTCATACATCTGGACATATGGAATTAATATGCGAACTGGATCTTTTCCAAGTATCTGTTCAATCTTGTCAAAAAAAGCTTTGATTACGCATTGCGCCTTGACTGCATGACTACTATGCTCCAGCGATTCTGTTTTGCCGGGAAAATCACCGGGCAGGCCATAGAAATCAAAAAAGGTGGTGCAGTAAGCTGTTGTATCACCCAGCAATCTCGACCTGATGTCAGACAACAGCCTCTCAAACCTCATGTTGCCGCCTTTATGTCCGGGCTTACCGATCAAGGCAGGAATAAGAAGGACACCCTTTGAAATAAAATGACTGTGGAGCAGCTCATTGACAAATAGCTCTTCAGTCTGGCCTTCACAGATTACATGTATTCGAATCATGATCCGGGCCTCCCGCCAAGAATATTTTTTTCCCAAAGCTCTCCTACAGAATAATCAGCCAGCCATGTTTTGAACTCATCTTCTTGGTAACGTTTAAGAATTGTCGCATCAAATTTTCTTTCCACAACGATTAGATCATCAATGGAAAATTCATTAACAAGGGGAACAGATTGAGTGGAGATAATAATCTGCATCCTTTTAGCGGCTGATCGGAGAAGGGCTCCCAGCAGGTTGATGGCGAAGGGATGAAGTCCAAGCTCTGGCTCATCAATAATCATTGTAGAAGGTGGTTCAGGTTGCAACAGGGCTGTAACCAGGCAGATAAAGCGGATTGAACCATCGGATAACTGGCTGGGCCAGAAAGCATAATCACTGTCTTTCTGTCGCCACAGAAGGCGGACTTGTTGTTCCCCGGTAGGCAATTCATCGGGTTTGAGAACAAAATCATCAAAAAATGGAATGGCCAGAGTTATTGTTTTTTTTATCTGTGCGTATACCTGTGGATGCTTATCCTTGAGACGATACAAAAAAGCGGCCAGGTTGGATGCATCAGGTCGTAGATAATCGTTATCGTGAACTGAACCCAGTCTTTTGACTCCAGCGCTGTCGCTGGTATCGTGAAAGTGAAATATTTTCCAGTTGGCAATAGAGCTATAACTGTAATCTGCCCTTGAGCCCTTTCCAAAATTGTCATACTGATCTTTCAATTTTGACTCTGCATGCCCGGAGCCCAGGTTTGTCCATTCTTGACCAGAATAAGGGTCATCAAAAAAAAGTTTTTCCTCGCCAAAGGAAAAACCTCCGTCAACAGTCGGCTCAAGTGTGAATTTGTACCCATTCAGTCCAAACTCAATAAGTGACTGAATTTGCTTGGTTTCCTTTGCTCCAAAGCTAACGATACGGTCTGCCGAGCCCTTATTTCTTGTCCATTTCTGCAGCCTGCCCTCAACCATTTCACCCAGCATGTGAAAATAGGATACAAGATTGCTTTTTCCTGCCCCGTTGGAACCGATAAGCACGTTCAGCCCGTACAGAGGGAAACGCTCCATTTCTCTAATGGACATAAATCCCTTAATAGTCAGATATTTTATAGGTTTTTGGGTGGTGTTCATTTGCTTTGTTTCCTTGAGTGTATTTTATCATCCAGTGATAAATGATGATCATTTATAAGGAGCTCATGCTCCCTTTGGTTTCGGCGATGAAGTAGAGATGCTTAAGCAATCTTGACTTCATAAATGCACCAATCCAATTTAGCAGTGGTTGGCACTCCTTGGGCTGATATTTGCGTAAACCTCAAACCTAAGAGCTGCCTTTTTGATGGCAAAACAGGTATTCTAAGGCTGAAAAACAATCACAATCAAGGCTTTTTCTGTTTTAAATCAATGCCTTGACTCGGTCCGACCCCGTAAAACCGATGCTCCGTTTTTTATCCTATCCGGCTCAGCAGTCATGGATCAGGGCATAAACGCCAGGAAAAGCACGCGCTTTGCCGCCCCTTC
It encodes:
- a CDS encoding inorganic phosphate transporter; translated protein: MEFFDIFLYLSMAAGFLMAFSLGANDVANSMASAVGARAITVRQAVIIAGTLTFIGAVFLGSHVTATITRGIINPEHIADPRIMMLGMFSALMAASLWVLIASLTALPVSSTHSIVGSILGFGVVAGGPQVVNWWILSGVVLSWIISPLFAGSIAYFIFSHIRKFIFFKKDFLNQARIWAPRWIGLTALILGYSFIYKTPVGQDLNLSGTAALLATSSIAITAWFAGKIIVNRITREKEQKVEEVEGIFRRLQILTSSYVALSHGANDVANAIGPVAAIYILARHHELIQTAEIPIFMLVLGGLGLSAGIALLGKKVIATVGSKITTLTNTRGFAVDFSAATTVLIASNMGMPVSTTHACVGGVTGVGLARGFSAVNFKVLLRIVGYWLLTVPIAAFTCIIIFQILKWIFIY
- a CDS encoding DUF6691 family protein; the encoded protein is MKLIILGLITGIAFGFLLQKARVVRYDKQLGALRLMDMTIIKFMLSAVLVSMVGVYLLYDLGVVELSIKSTVLGANIVGGILFGVGWGMLGYCPGTSLGALGEGRLDAIWGILGMIFGAGFFAQLYPAMQNTVYQWGDFGKITLPEILGINHWFIIVAFIIGAIFLFRWFERKGL
- a CDS encoding DUF4276 family protein, whose translation is MIRIHVICEGQTEELFVNELLHSHFISKGVLLIPALIGKPGHKGGNMRFERLLSDIRSRLLGDTTAYCTTFFDFYGLPGDFPGKTESLEHSSHAVKAQCVIKAFFDKIEQILGKDPVRILIPYVQMYEFEGLLFSDVQSLAIGINRPDLYGRFKVVRAVFNTPEEINDNPETSPSKRVMKFYPGYEKPIHGALAAIEMGLEVIREQCPLFNGWLTNLENLQEE
- a CDS encoding ATP-binding protein; translated protein: MRQSDSDEYSWINLPGTNDNLAHFQEFLLDQARARNASPQIVQKLDLILEEVLLNIMNYAFPADTPGIIKAGLRVNPQNMLDIRIIDEGSSFDPSAKPDPDTTLAVEDREIGGLGIFLVRQMADNISYKRENGQNILDICFSLETKQ
- a CDS encoding STAS domain-containing protein — encoded protein: MISEDKMELASITNEKALIITVSGRLDTTTAQDFETKCLEMIAQGDKNFIVDLKDVEYISSAGLRSILSVGKKIRSDNGNLAFCSLRGMVKEVFEISGFSSIFTIHDTREQAIEAI
- a CDS encoding RNA ligase, with translation MLNVQKYLAKNSLDDLALEFGVKVNTYADRVVLNYSMIDSPRFHPVCDECRGLILSMDDLGILSRSFDRFYNYGESLEHKGIDFNTLVAMDKEDGSLINVYHDGVRWNAASRKLAFAEGNTDSGGIFFDLFCQALSCDVQKAFSHMPQEKTYIFELCSRQNRIVKRYDSPQAYLLAVRDKYTGKYAGLDMTAEFSRIISRQGASVLLPETYRFSSLTEIMDAMKQLDTLDEGYVCVDEATGLRVKIKNPAYLAVYHLRENGNINPKRIVNLIFMNDHEEYLTYFEEDRKYFQPYILAYQRLMDNIRENYARFKDIENQKEYALAVKDLPVRDILFQLRRGRSIEQVFDSLFDHKKVELIEAFL
- a CDS encoding YeeE/YedE thiosulfate transporter family protein — encoded protein: MQNDKAWSPYLAGALAGLVSVLSVWIAGQYFGASTTFVRAAGMFESIFSPERVAQIEYYVRVAPRVDWQWMFVAGILIGSFIAAWTSGTFKKQWVPDMWQSKFGMTPVKRGIMAFFGGAIAMVGARMADGUPSGHGLSGTLQLSVSGFISLVCFFGAGIYIANVIYGGGKK
- a CDS encoding AAA family ATPase gives rise to the protein MNTTQKPIKYLTIKGFMSIREMERFPLYGLNVLIGSNGAGKSNLVSYFHMLGEMVEGRLQKWTRNKGSADRIVSFGAKETKQIQSLIEFGLNGYKFTLEPTVDGGFSFGEEKLFFDDPYSGQEWTNLGSGHAESKLKDQYDNFGKGSRADYSYSSIANWKIFHFHDTSDSAGVKRLGSVHDNDYLRPDASNLAAFLYRLKDKHPQVYAQIKKTITLAIPFFDDFVLKPDELPTGEQQVRLLWRQKDSDYAFWPSQLSDGSIRFICLVTALLQPEPPSTMIIDEPELGLHPFAINLLGALLRSAAKRMQIIISTQSVPLVNEFSIDDLIVVERKFDATILKRYQEDEFKTWLADYSVGELWEKNILGGRPGS
- a CDS encoding DUF47 domain-containing protein, whose protein sequence is MKLNFFGLLTQKSPMERLLEHYDKIQQSVEIINESLECYIGGGQCVEFKSLQSSLNDLESQADKIIRYIRNHLPRSLFMPVDKVLFLSYTSAQDDILDSAQEALNWLSMRTMIIPEAFQKELIYLVDDVGNMVYLLGPALKDTVSLVHLENLDRQGTKDQYRKIRNKKNEIFRAKNELTRKIYNSEIDFKDIHQLIHFTEKMYAMCHSCSKCVEILRSMIAR
- a CDS encoding ABC transporter substrate-binding protein, whose protein sequence is MKITLLTLFSLLILNTPAFFIYPIISTAKASEYRLIIAQSIKHPALDDVSKGIQDYFTEKNIPASFQSYILNSETSHEYLQWIADHSPHLILTIGTQASQIALEKVTSIPVVFSAVTDPVGAGLVDDLNSPGRLVTGLTDMSPVAAQLDMIIRIQPKLESLGMVYSEFEQNAVKIKDYLKLIAENHGIRLVTAPVTRQDMVLDRASDILEDIDALYVSTDNYVVSSIADLARLCASHKAPLYAADSSSVESGAVASLSINYYRMGLQTGAMSLRILNGADPKSMPVEKPRKFTIAINVQAAEEMEVSLPMDILIAADMVYSSFPGGIREQPCQQFIEMLQ